The Pirellulales bacterium genome includes a window with the following:
- a CDS encoding MgtC/SapB family protein produces the protein MMIGHVAMIGRMAVATCLGGVIGWERERQGRPAGLRTHLLVSIASATFMLVSTQFVYFQQYAPGDLVEVDASRIAASVVSGIGFLGAGAILRSGVGIQGLTTAASLWLVAAIGLASGGGMYVEAIIATAISLFCLVVLRRVEGRKGRLVVRRISLTVSDSEVSTADVLARLRAVGAEVAAVDYDRRLKAKKTSVLVDVRLKSDAELEQLVQLLEAIPGTTRIKLQRPI, from the coding sequence ATGATGATCGGACATGTCGCCATGATCGGCCGCATGGCGGTGGCAACCTGCCTGGGAGGCGTGATCGGTTGGGAACGCGAGCGGCAGGGTCGCCCCGCCGGCTTACGAACGCATTTGCTGGTATCGATCGCGTCGGCCACCTTCATGCTGGTCTCCACGCAGTTTGTCTATTTCCAGCAGTACGCTCCGGGCGATCTCGTCGAGGTCGACGCCTCGCGCATCGCCGCGAGCGTCGTCAGCGGCATCGGTTTCCTGGGGGCCGGCGCCATCCTGCGGAGCGGCGTCGGCATTCAAGGCCTCACGACCGCGGCCAGTCTTTGGCTGGTTGCCGCGATCGGACTCGCGTCGGGGGGGGGTATGTACGTCGAGGCGATCATCGCCACGGCCATTTCGCTCTTCTGCCTGGTTGTGCTGCGCCGCGTCGAAGGGCGTAAAGGCCGGCTGGTGGTTCGCCGAATCTCGCTGACGGTCAGCGACAGCGAAGTCAGCACGGCCGATGTGCTGGCGCGATTGCGCGCCGTGGGGGCCGAAGTGGCGGCCGTCGATTACGACCGCCGGCTCAAGGCCAAGAAAACCAGCGTACTGGTCGATGTCCGCTTGAAAAGCGATGCGGAACTGGAGCAACTCGTGCAATTGCTCGAAGCGATTCCCGGCACCACCCGCATCAAGCTGCAGCGACCGATCTAG
- a CDS encoding class I SAM-dependent methyltransferase, producing METLSALPAPPSEYLADFDAHQRRTVDEFHRVYYNARYRGLTWGNTHWLGVPTLKCPLDLWLYQEIVHELRPDYIVETGTAHGGSALYLASICDLVQHGNVLTIDIRAAANWPRHPRITYLIGSSTSPEMERHVTEHIGQGKRVLVILDSDHRREHVLREMEIYSRLVHVGGYLIVEDTIVTGDPIAKESQPGAREAVFEFLGRRDDFAIDRKMEKLLVSFNRHGYLKRLR from the coding sequence ATGGAAACCCTCTCAGCATTGCCCGCGCCACCGAGCGAATATCTCGCCGACTTCGACGCCCATCAGCGTCGCACCGTCGATGAATTTCATCGCGTGTACTACAATGCCCGCTACCGGGGGCTCACCTGGGGTAACACGCACTGGTTGGGAGTGCCCACGCTCAAATGCCCGCTCGATCTCTGGCTCTATCAGGAGATCGTGCATGAATTACGGCCGGATTACATCGTCGAAACCGGCACGGCGCACGGGGGGAGCGCCTTGTATCTGGCGTCGATCTGCGACCTGGTCCAACATGGCAACGTGCTGACGATCGATATCCGCGCGGCGGCCAACTGGCCGCGACATCCACGGATTACCTACCTGATCGGCTCGTCGACGTCGCCCGAGATGGAACGCCACGTCACCGAGCACATCGGCCAGGGCAAGCGCGTGCTGGTGATTCTCGATTCCGATCACCGCCGCGAACATGTGCTACGCGAAATGGAGATCTACTCGCGGCTCGTACACGTGGGGGGCTATCTGATCGTCGAAGACACCATTGTCACGGGCGATCCGATCGCCAAGGAGTCGCAGCCGGGCGCGCGAGAGGCTGTGTTCGAGTTCCTCGGCCGCCGCGATGACTTCGCCATCGATCGGAAGATGGAAAAACTGCTCGTGTCGTTCAATCGCCACGGCTATCTCAAGCGTCTACGCTAG
- a CDS encoding class I SAM-dependent methyltransferase, which produces MNQITLLRSLVPTIDGPILEVGSKDYGSTASFRDFYRQNVYVGVDLAPGKGVDRVADLTQGTAGLPEHHFALAVCCSVLEHVPKPWLMADNITRLLRPGGLLYISVPWVWRYHAYPDDYFRFSFRGISTLFEEFDWQRAYYSTTAEGEFYQIDAEHIDVDNALAVHLAAAGGPQRKYLPYLMVNMLGIKRAEARCAA; this is translated from the coding sequence ATGAATCAAATCACGCTCTTGCGTTCGCTGGTGCCGACGATCGATGGCCCGATCCTCGAAGTCGGCAGCAAGGACTATGGCAGCACGGCCAGCTTTCGCGATTTCTACCGGCAAAACGTCTACGTGGGGGTCGATCTCGCGCCGGGCAAGGGGGTCGATCGCGTGGCCGACCTGACCCAGGGAACGGCCGGACTGCCCGAGCATCATTTCGCGCTCGCGGTCTGCTGCTCGGTGCTCGAGCACGTCCCCAAGCCCTGGTTAATGGCCGATAATATTACGCGCTTGCTGCGGCCGGGGGGATTGCTCTACATCTCGGTCCCCTGGGTCTGGCGCTACCACGCCTATCCCGACGATTACTTCCGCTTCTCGTTCCGCGGCATCTCGACGCTGTTCGAAGAGTTCGACTGGCAGCGCGCCTATTACTCGACGACGGCCGAAGGCGAGTTCTATCAGATCGACGCCGAGCACATCGACGTCGACAACGCGCTGGCCGTCCATCTGGCCGCCGCGGGGGGACCTCAACGGAAATACCTGCCCTATCTCATGGTGAACATGCTCGGAATCAAGCGGGCCGAAGCCCGTTGCGCCGCTTGA
- a CDS encoding twin-arginine translocation signal domain-containing protein — MRGSSRRRFLGTTAAGGALVGLGDFSFLSRLRPVSADELTPRPNMVRLQPDIEPLVRLLEKTPRERLLEEVATRIDAGLSYRELLAALQLAGVRNIQPRPSVGFKFHGVLVVNSAHLASLASSGNDRWLPMFWALDYFKKTQADDEREGNWTMAPVDESRVPGPADARKELASALDAWDFERADWATAGFVRAAGANEVFEFFAQYGARDFRSIGHKAIFVANSWRTLQTIGWQHAEPIMRSLAYAITQYDGPNPAKSDELPDRPWRLNQELAPQLRTDWVRGEERPEATKEVLAALRETPYDVACRKVVEVVNSGAAPAAAWDAIFGCAGELLMRKPGIVALHAVTSANALYFAYLTSGDDLTRRLMLLQGTAFVTLFRDEVVRRGGEMADLRLETLEPVAPPKSEEEALAAIFQDVSGNRASAAARVLGYLEAGRSPEDLIAAARRMIFLKGRDSHDYKFSSAALEDFYNVSPAWRNQFLATAVFNLKGTGDAENSLVERTRAALGA; from the coding sequence ATGCGCGGGTCATCACGCCGACGATTTCTGGGAACGACCGCAGCGGGTGGGGCGCTGGTGGGGCTGGGGGATTTCAGTTTCCTGTCCCGCTTGCGACCCGTCTCGGCCGACGAGCTGACGCCGCGGCCGAACATGGTCCGGTTACAGCCCGACATCGAGCCGCTGGTCCGGCTGCTCGAGAAGACGCCGCGCGAGCGCTTGCTCGAAGAGGTGGCCACGCGCATCGACGCGGGGCTTTCCTATCGCGAGTTACTTGCGGCGCTGCAACTGGCCGGTGTACGAAACATTCAGCCACGCCCGTCGGTCGGCTTTAAGTTTCATGGCGTGCTGGTAGTGAACTCGGCCCACCTGGCGAGTCTCGCCTCGAGCGGTAACGACCGCTGGCTGCCGATGTTCTGGGCGCTCGACTATTTCAAGAAGACGCAGGCCGACGACGAGCGCGAAGGGAACTGGACAATGGCGCCGGTCGATGAATCGCGCGTGCCGGGCCCGGCGGATGCGCGCAAGGAACTCGCCTCGGCGCTTGATGCCTGGGATTTCGAGCGAGCCGATTGGGCCACGGCCGGTTTCGTGCGTGCCGCGGGCGCGAACGAGGTGTTTGAGTTCTTCGCGCAGTATGGCGCGCGAGATTTCCGTTCCATCGGCCACAAGGCGATCTTCGTGGCCAATAGCTGGCGCACGCTGCAAACGATCGGTTGGCAGCATGCCGAGCCGATCATGCGCTCGCTGGCTTACGCCATTACGCAATACGACGGCCCCAATCCGGCCAAGTCAGACGAGTTGCCCGATCGGCCCTGGCGGTTGAATCAAGAACTCGCGCCGCAGCTTCGGACCGATTGGGTCCGGGGAGAGGAGCGTCCCGAGGCGACCAAGGAAGTCCTGGCGGCGTTGCGCGAGACGCCGTACGACGTGGCCTGCCGCAAAGTGGTCGAGGTGGTGAACTCCGGCGCCGCGCCCGCGGCGGCCTGGGATGCCATCTTCGGCTGCGCCGGCGAACTGCTCATGCGCAAGCCGGGGATCGTGGCCTTGCATGCCGTGACCTCCGCCAATGCGCTCTACTTCGCGTACCTGACGAGCGGCGACGATCTCACGCGCCGCCTGATGTTGTTGCAGGGGACTGCGTTCGTCACGCTCTTCCGAGACGAGGTGGTGCGCCGCGGTGGCGAGATGGCCGACCTGCGCCTGGAGACCCTCGAGCCGGTGGCGCCCCCCAAGTCAGAAGAGGAGGCTCTGGCGGCGATCTTCCAGGATGTCAGCGGCAATCGGGCTTCCGCGGCGGCACGCGTGCTGGGGTATCTCGAGGCCGGCCGTTCTCCCGAAGACTTGATCGCCGCCGCGCGGCGCATGATCTTCCTCAAGGGGCGCGACTCGCACGACTACAAGTTCAGCTCCGCCGCGCTCGAAGATTTTTACAATGTCTCGCCCGCGTGGCGCAACCAGTTCCTGGCCACCGCCGTCTTCAACTTGAAGGGGACAGGCGATGCCGAAAACTCTCTGGTCGAACGGACACGCGCGGCGCTGGGTGCTTAG
- a CDS encoding biotin--[acetyl-CoA-carboxylase] ligase has translation MFDLDRIRASGLLRQLEFREEIDSTNNLAIALLAESALETPALVLAERQTAGRGRGTNRWWADGGALTFSLVISPDAAGISSERWPRISHCAALAVAEAIEEFVPTAEGQLKWPNDVYLAGRKVCGVLVEVPAASKGEPQRVVVGIGVNVNNSLAGAPEDVRARAISLADVCGTSTDMTAFLLTLVQRFHEALAHLAANDAVLFAGWSRRCLLSGRTVAIDIGGRQIRGRCRGVAEDGALLVESTGGLERVLGGIVLEFA, from the coding sequence ATGTTCGATCTCGACAGAATTCGAGCCTCGGGCCTGTTGCGGCAGCTCGAATTCCGCGAAGAGATCGATTCGACGAACAATCTGGCGATCGCGCTCCTGGCCGAGTCGGCGCTCGAGACGCCGGCGCTCGTGCTGGCCGAACGTCAAACCGCCGGCCGCGGCCGCGGAACGAACCGTTGGTGGGCCGATGGCGGAGCACTGACCTTCTCGCTCGTCATCTCGCCCGACGCCGCGGGCATTTCGAGCGAGCGTTGGCCGCGCATCTCGCATTGCGCGGCGCTAGCGGTTGCCGAGGCGATCGAAGAGTTCGTCCCCACGGCCGAAGGCCAGCTCAAATGGCCGAACGACGTCTATCTGGCCGGCCGCAAGGTGTGCGGCGTGCTGGTCGAGGTGCCAGCCGCGAGCAAGGGAGAGCCGCAGCGTGTGGTCGTCGGCATCGGCGTGAACGTGAACAACTCGTTGGCCGGCGCTCCCGAGGACGTTCGCGCGCGTGCCATCTCGCTGGCCGACGTGTGCGGTACCTCGACCGACATGACGGCCTTTCTCCTCACGCTGGTGCAGAGGTTTCACGAGGCCTTGGCCCACCTGGCGGCGAACGACGCCGTGCTTTTCGCGGGCTGGTCGCGCCGCTGTCTCCTTTCCGGGCGCACCGTGGCCATCGACATCGGCGGTCGACAGATTCGCGGCCGCTGCCGCGGCGTCGCAGAAGATGGAGCACTGCTCGTCGAGAGCACGGGGGGGCTCGAACGCGTGCTAGGAGGCATCGTGCTCGAATTCGCCTGA
- a CDS encoding aminotransferase class IV has product MPEWASVNGRFSSIDEATVPINDRGLLFADSVYEVFVAYGGRLWLEEEHYRRLAASLNALGITADLRQIRAWVAETVRQSQLGQALVYLQVTRGVAPRGHLPPQDLRPTVIVTARELRTLSAETHERGVPVITTPETRWARRDVKTTNLLANTLAKRAADAAGAFEALFVNPDHTLNEGSSTNFFLVKQGEVITPPKTHAILPGVSRDAVVELARSEGLKVAERPVSRDELLAADEVFLTGTTTEVLGVVSVDGQKIADGRVGPITQRLCAAFERRREAWLAAFQQQQ; this is encoded by the coding sequence ATGCCGGAATGGGCCAGCGTGAATGGTCGATTCTCGTCGATCGACGAGGCGACCGTGCCGATCAACGATCGTGGACTGTTGTTCGCCGACAGCGTGTACGAGGTCTTCGTCGCCTACGGCGGACGTCTCTGGCTGGAAGAAGAGCATTACCGGCGGCTGGCGGCGAGTCTCAACGCTCTCGGCATCACGGCAGATCTGCGGCAGATCCGCGCTTGGGTCGCCGAAACGGTGCGTCAAAGCCAACTCGGTCAGGCCCTGGTATATCTCCAAGTCACACGAGGAGTCGCACCGCGCGGGCACCTGCCTCCCCAGGACCTCCGGCCAACGGTCATCGTCACCGCGCGCGAGTTGCGTACCCTCTCGGCAGAAACGCACGAGCGCGGCGTTCCGGTCATCACCACCCCCGAAACACGCTGGGCACGGCGCGACGTGAAGACCACCAACCTGCTCGCCAATACGCTTGCCAAGCGGGCCGCCGATGCCGCCGGCGCCTTCGAGGCACTATTCGTGAACCCCGATCACACGCTCAACGAGGGTTCGAGCACGAACTTCTTTCTCGTCAAGCAGGGCGAAGTCATCACTCCTCCCAAGACGCACGCCATCTTGCCGGGGGTTTCGCGCGACGCCGTGGTCGAGCTCGCACGCTCCGAGGGGCTGAAGGTCGCGGAACGTCCCGTTTCGCGAGACGAATTGCTGGCCGCGGATGAGGTGTTTCTCACCGGCACCACCACCGAGGTGCTGGGAGTCGTTTCAGTCGATGGCCAGAAGATCGCCGATGGCCGAGTCGGCCCGATCACGCAACGGCTCTGCGCGGCATTCGAGCGCCGGCGGGAAGCCTGGTTGGCCGCCTTTCAGCAGCAACAATAG
- a CDS encoding FkbM family methyltransferase — protein MKQVSGIFLPDAEAHMPQYLEASGGTYQPRQLHRSLEFVTSWNLAIDIGAHVGLWSKALLERFQRVVAFEPMGELRACLEMNVRNERLDVVPIALGAKPGAVSFEYDASHTGMTHVSPTRRGLIPVGRLDDFRLTGVGYIKIDTEGFELQVLEGARATLLENQPIIIVEEKFHGVRHYGQKPYAAIEYLESLGARVLDRVIDDFIVGWADSPGKVRTAARRPAAQELADAASRHQAGDAAGARLQYRGLALDHPSWPDPAHLLSICELQLGNHTAAVEWAERAAMLTPQEPRYLNTLGTALWVAGRTEEACTLFRRLVAEHPQFCEAHVNLGEASAARGLHQEALSHYEQALRLKPDSISLLTKVGRLHAAHGATKQASVLFQRALALNPRSQELREELSKLGG, from the coding sequence ATGAAACAAGTCTCCGGCATCTTCCTGCCCGACGCTGAAGCCCACATGCCGCAATACCTCGAGGCCTCGGGCGGAACGTATCAGCCACGGCAGCTTCATCGCTCGCTCGAGTTCGTCACGAGCTGGAACCTGGCGATCGACATCGGGGCGCACGTCGGACTGTGGAGCAAGGCGCTGCTCGAGCGTTTTCAACGCGTGGTCGCCTTCGAACCGATGGGAGAGCTGCGCGCCTGCCTCGAAATGAACGTCCGCAACGAGCGGCTCGACGTGGTGCCGATCGCACTGGGGGCGAAGCCGGGGGCCGTCTCGTTCGAGTACGATGCCTCGCACACCGGCATGACTCATGTTTCGCCGACACGCCGTGGCTTGATCCCGGTCGGCCGCCTCGACGACTTCCGCCTGACGGGCGTGGGATACATCAAGATCGATACCGAGGGCTTCGAGCTGCAAGTGCTCGAGGGAGCCCGAGCCACGCTGCTCGAGAACCAGCCGATCATCATCGTCGAAGAAAAGTTCCACGGCGTGCGGCACTACGGCCAGAAGCCTTACGCGGCGATCGAGTATCTCGAATCGCTCGGCGCGCGGGTGTTGGATCGCGTGATCGACGACTTCATCGTCGGCTGGGCCGATTCACCCGGCAAGGTACGCACCGCGGCGCGGCGCCCCGCGGCGCAGGAACTGGCCGACGCCGCCTCGCGCCACCAGGCCGGCGATGCCGCCGGGGCGCGCTTGCAGTACCGCGGACTCGCGCTCGATCATCCGAGCTGGCCCGATCCCGCGCATCTGCTGTCGATTTGCGAACTGCAGTTGGGCAATCACACGGCCGCCGTCGAATGGGCCGAGCGGGCTGCCATGCTCACCCCGCAGGAACCGCGCTACTTGAATACGCTGGGGACCGCGCTGTGGGTGGCGGGGCGCACCGAAGAGGCCTGCACCCTGTTCCGCCGGCTGGTCGCCGAGCATCCGCAATTCTGCGAAGCCCACGTGAACCTGGGCGAGGCGAGCGCCGCGCGCGGCCTGCACCAAGAGGCCCTGAGTCACTACGAACAAGCGCTGCGACTCAAGCCCGATTCGATCTCGTTGCTCACCAAGGTCGGTCGCCTTCATGCGGCACACGGCGCGACGAAGCAAGCCAGCGTGCTGTTCCAACGTGCCTTGGCGCTGAATCCCCGCAGCCAAGAGCTGAGGGAAGAGCTCTCCAAGCTCGGCGGCTGA
- a CDS encoding pyruvate carboxylase: MKTIRKLLVANRSEIAIRVFRTGHELGIRTVGIFSHEDRYALHRFKADEAYEIGKPGEPIRSYLDIPGIIEIATEHGVDAIHPGYGFLSENPDLARACEAAGIIFVGPPVEALDKLGDKVTARHIAHQAGVPILSGSENPLTGPEEAARLAEKLGYPVLLKAAKGGGGRGMRVVTSADKLAGSLEQAQREALNAFGSDDVFLEKFIGRAKHIEVQLLGDKHGNLLHLYERDCSLQRRHQKVVELAPAVGLDPKLRMEICDAAIKIGRAVNYNNAGTVEFLVDADTGKFFFIEVNPRIQVEHTVTEAVTGIDIVKSQILVAAGAHLSDPEIGLPTQESVELRGFALQARVTTEDPENQFRPDYGRVSHYRSAGGMGIRLDAGTAFSGAVVTPYYDSLLVKVTAWGRRYTDALDRMERALQEFRIRGVKTNIPFLINILAHPTFRAGECTTRFIDETPALFQIEQRRDRATKLFTYMADVIVNRHPAIKTKGEPPKKPWPPIPQFPPQKAIPEGTRNRLQKLGAEKFCAWVRDQKPLLVTDTTMRDAHQSLLATRVRTYDLLQIAEGYAHLASGLFSLEMWGGATFDTSMRFLKECPWQRLADLRTRIPNILFQMLLRASNAVGYSNYPDNVVEAFVDEAAQTGMDVFRIFDSLNWVPNMRIAIEAVRKSGMIAEATVCYTGDILDPQRTKYNLKYYVDLAKELEGLGAHMLAIKDMAGLCKPAAAELLVKTLRQEIGLPIHFHTHDTAGVQAASLLKASEAGVDVVDAALAPMSGMTSQPNLNSLVETLRFTPRDTGLDTEGLYQLAQYWEAAREFYAPFEEGMKASSAEVYAHEMPGGQFTNLRQQATAVGLGERWRDVWRTYADINQMLGDIVKVTPSSKAVGDLALFLVANNLSCQDLMSSDRELAFPESVVDLLSGRMGQPPGGFPPDVQKRILRGEKPLTDRPGATLAPADFEATAKELEAKIGRPPARHDVISYIMFPRVYLDFAKHEAEFSDTSILPTPLFFYGYVPGEEVAIELEPGKTLIAKFSAVGDPHEDGRRTVFFDMNGQPRSVTVTDRALESSIEKRPKADAQNPLHVGAPMPGLIFVVAVQPGDEVAQGQKLLSLEAMKMETTIYAERAGQIAEVLVQAGTHVETGDLLVRFE, from the coding sequence ATGAAGACCATTCGCAAGCTGCTCGTTGCCAACCGTAGCGAAATCGCCATTCGCGTCTTCCGTACAGGGCACGAACTCGGTATCCGCACCGTCGGTATCTTTTCGCACGAGGATCGCTACGCCCTGCACCGATTCAAGGCCGACGAGGCCTACGAGATCGGCAAGCCAGGGGAACCGATCCGCTCGTACCTCGACATTCCCGGCATCATCGAGATCGCCACCGAGCATGGCGTTGATGCCATCCACCCGGGCTACGGCTTTCTGTCAGAGAATCCCGATTTGGCCCGCGCCTGCGAGGCGGCCGGCATTATCTTCGTCGGTCCGCCGGTCGAGGCCCTCGACAAGCTGGGCGACAAGGTCACGGCACGGCACATCGCCCACCAGGCCGGGGTGCCCATTCTCTCGGGTAGCGAGAATCCCCTCACGGGGCCCGAAGAGGCCGCCAGGCTGGCCGAGAAGCTGGGCTACCCCGTGCTACTCAAGGCGGCCAAGGGGGGGGGCGGACGCGGGATGCGCGTCGTGACTTCCGCCGATAAGCTGGCGGGCTCGCTCGAACAAGCCCAGCGCGAGGCGCTCAACGCCTTCGGCAGCGACGATGTCTTTCTCGAAAAGTTCATCGGCCGCGCCAAGCACATCGAAGTCCAGTTGCTCGGCGATAAGCACGGCAACCTGCTGCACCTGTACGAACGCGACTGTTCGCTGCAACGCCGCCATCAGAAGGTCGTCGAGCTGGCGCCGGCGGTCGGCCTCGATCCCAAGCTGCGCATGGAGATCTGCGACGCCGCCATCAAGATCGGCCGCGCGGTGAACTACAACAACGCCGGCACCGTCGAATTCCTGGTCGATGCCGACACGGGCAAGTTCTTTTTCATCGAGGTCAATCCGCGCATCCAGGTCGAGCACACGGTGACCGAGGCGGTTACGGGCATCGACATCGTGAAGTCGCAGATTCTGGTGGCGGCCGGCGCGCATCTGTCCGATCCGGAGATCGGGTTGCCGACGCAGGAGAGCGTCGAGCTGCGAGGCTTCGCCTTGCAGGCCCGCGTGACCACCGAGGACCCCGAGAATCAGTTCCGTCCCGATTACGGCCGCGTGAGCCACTATCGTTCGGCCGGCGGCATGGGCATTCGCCTCGATGCCGGGACGGCCTTTTCGGGCGCCGTCGTGACGCCCTATTACGATTCGCTGCTCGTGAAGGTGACGGCCTGGGGACGCCGCTATACCGACGCGCTCGACCGCATGGAGCGCGCGCTGCAGGAGTTCCGCATCCGCGGCGTGAAGACGAACATTCCGTTCCTCATCAATATTTTGGCCCACCCCACGTTCCGCGCGGGAGAGTGTACCACGCGCTTCATCGACGAGACGCCGGCCCTGTTCCAGATCGAGCAACGCCGCGACCGCGCGACCAAGCTCTTCACCTACATGGCCGACGTGATCGTCAACAGGCACCCCGCCATCAAGACGAAAGGCGAGCCGCCGAAGAAGCCGTGGCCGCCGATTCCGCAGTTTCCGCCGCAGAAGGCGATCCCCGAAGGTACTCGCAACCGGCTGCAGAAGCTGGGCGCGGAAAAGTTCTGCGCCTGGGTGCGCGATCAAAAGCCGTTGCTCGTCACCGACACGACCATGCGCGACGCGCACCAGTCCCTGTTGGCGACCCGCGTCCGCACGTACGACCTGCTGCAGATTGCCGAGGGCTACGCCCACTTGGCGTCGGGACTGTTCTCGCTCGAGATGTGGGGCGGGGCCACGTTCGATACGTCGATGCGCTTCCTCAAGGAGTGCCCCTGGCAACGTCTGGCCGACCTGCGCACACGTATCCCAAACATCTTGTTCCAGATGTTGTTGCGGGCGTCGAACGCGGTGGGCTATTCGAACTATCCGGACAATGTGGTCGAGGCCTTCGTCGACGAGGCGGCCCAGACCGGGATGGATGTCTTCCGCATCTTCGACTCGTTGAACTGGGTGCCGAACATGCGGATCGCCATCGAGGCGGTTCGCAAGTCGGGCATGATCGCCGAGGCCACCGTCTGCTACACCGGCGATATCCTCGATCCCCAGCGCACCAAGTACAACCTGAAATACTACGTCGACCTGGCCAAGGAGTTGGAAGGGCTCGGCGCCCACATGCTGGCCATCAAGGACATGGCCGGTTTGTGCAAGCCGGCCGCCGCCGAGTTGCTGGTCAAAACGCTCCGCCAGGAGATCGGCCTACCGATCCACTTCCACACGCACGACACCGCGGGTGTGCAGGCCGCGTCGCTGTTGAAGGCCTCGGAGGCGGGGGTCGACGTGGTCGATGCGGCGCTGGCCCCGATGTCGGGCATGACGTCGCAGCCCAACTTGAACTCGCTGGTCGAGACGCTTCGGTTCACGCCTCGCGACACGGGGCTCGATACCGAAGGGCTCTACCAGCTTGCCCAATACTGGGAAGCCGCCCGCGAGTTCTATGCTCCGTTCGAAGAGGGAATGAAGGCCAGCTCGGCCGAGGTCTATGCCCACGAAATGCCGGGCGGTCAGTTCACCAATCTGCGTCAGCAGGCCACGGCCGTCGGCCTGGGCGAGCGCTGGCGCGACGTGTGGCGCACCTATGCCGACATCAACCAGATGTTGGGCGACATCGTCAAGGTAACCCCCTCGTCGAAGGCCGTGGGGGATCTGGCCCTCTTCCTCGTGGCGAACAACCTCTCGTGCCAGGATCTGATGAGCTCGGACCGCGAGCTGGCGTTTCCCGAGTCGGTCGTCGATCTCTTGTCCGGGCGCATGGGACAACCGCCGGGTGGTTTTCCGCCGGACGTGCAAAAGCGCATCCTCCGCGGCGAGAAGCCCCTGACCGATCGGCCAGGCGCTACGCTGGCGCCGGCCGACTTCGAGGCCACGGCCAAGGAGCTCGAGGCCAAGATCGGCCGCCCGCCGGCGCGCCACGACGTGATTTCGTACATCATGTTCCCACGCGTGTACCTCGACTTCGCCAAGCACGAAGCCGAATTTTCGGATACGAGCATTCTGCCGACGCCCCTCTTCTTCTATGGTTACGTGCCGGGCGAGGAGGTAGCGATCGAGCTCGAGCCAGGCAAGACGCTGATCGCGAAGTTCTCGGCCGTGGGCGATCCGCACGAGGATGGCCGCCGCACGGTCTTCTTCGACATGAATGGCCAACCGCGCAGTGTGACGGTGACCGATCGCGCGCTCGAATCCAGTATCGAAAAACGCCCCAAGGCCGACGCACAAAATCCGCTGCACGTGGGAGCACCAATGCCGGGACTGATCTTTGTCGTGGCCGTGCAGCCGGGAGACGAAGTGGCCCAGGGGCAGAAGCTGCTCTCGCTCGAGGCGATGAAGATGGAAACCACCATCTACGCGGAACGCGCTGGCCAGATCGCCGAAGTGCTGGTACAGGCCGGCACCCACGTCGAGACGGGCGATCTGCTGGTCCGCTTCGAGTAA